A portion of the Deltaproteobacteria bacterium genome contains these proteins:
- a CDS encoding SRPBCC domain-containing protein, with product MPFVIDHVIEIDAPASVVWEVITDLRAYGEWNPFVVGCRSTLGVGAPIAMQVRVFPWFAQPQTETVLDHIPGEKLCYGVEGGAVGAIVSRRCHELQPLGRERSRYQSHFELSGWMGGVVRLLLGGRLRHGFEAMSFAIQRRAEDLRARREPESRA from the coding sequence GTGCCGTTCGTCATCGACCACGTGATCGAGATCGACGCGCCGGCGTCCGTCGTCTGGGAGGTCATCACCGACCTGCGCGCGTACGGGGAGTGGAATCCGTTCGTCGTCGGGTGCCGGTCGACGCTCGGCGTCGGCGCTCCGATCGCGATGCAGGTCCGCGTATTCCCGTGGTTCGCCCAGCCGCAGACTGAGACGGTCCTCGATCACATTCCCGGCGAGAAGCTGTGCTACGGCGTCGAGGGCGGCGCGGTCGGGGCCATCGTCAGTCGTCGTTGCCACGAGCTGCAACCGCTCGGGCGCGAACGCTCCCGTTATCAATCGCACTTCGAGCTCTCCGGCTGGATGGGCGGCGTGGTGCGCCTCCTCCTCGGCGGACGTCTCCGACACGGCTTCGAGGCCATGTCGTTCGCGATCCAACGTCGTGCCGAAGATCTTCGCGCCCGACGCGAGCCGGAGTCGCGTGCGTGA
- a CDS encoding nucleotidyltransferase family protein, with protein MNPLAVIESHLAEVRALGARRIGVFGSFARGEARDDSDVDIFVEFEDEKRTYNNFFALHELLETLLGRRVDLVTDKALVETKARLILPTVRYASIHV; from the coding sequence ATGAATCCTTTGGCCGTCATAGAAAGTCACCTCGCCGAAGTTCGTGCCCTCGGAGCACGACGCATCGGTGTGTTCGGCTCCTTCGCACGCGGTGAGGCACGCGACGACAGCGACGTAGACATATTCGTCGAGTTCGAGGACGAGAAGCGCACCTACAACAACTTCTTCGCCTTGCACGAACTGTTGGAAACACTACTCGGACGCCGCGTCGACTTGGTGACCGACAAAGCCCTCGTCGAGACCAAGGCACGGCTGATCCTCCCGACGGTTCGCTATGCTTCCATCCACGTCTGA
- a CDS encoding O-antigen ligase family protein, producing MLIAYPWRLGQRGEQRVAGSDSSSRDVFFSRVRAWLAVVAAIGIVEALYGIYQVVARHPQIFWLRKTVYVDSATGTFVNRGHLAGYFELAIPITIALALSFIPARRRRRRSAQSRREAAPPRSGQGSASAIGLLLLGATAIMLMAMGMTQSRGGVLSSLGGLAVGSLALGAWRRQLTLRRVAIGAVALAALALLWLQSPQMMARFGGEMQLTPYSRPSLWRETLVMARDFPVFGIGLGNFEWLFPRYQPEGTRTYFDRAHNDYFQLLVESGVLGTICFAWLFVRFIGLLRRRVRDAQDVQVLIALGLITAMTALLFHSFTDFNLHIPSNGLLFTVAFGITVRLLDRGSELGLQGVVPLRRRAVAIAAIVAAGVAMVIVVRNYWVESLVRSIFPNTTLVNPLAGPPDPRPVQVHKVGTALRMASGQVELVEAAATFALQIGHDAMRDRAYLSSEARRQQIADAWAAAVQGFTRMVELRPSNAPAHLHLGEALSGLAEVRYGFYLPVEVVHAVVDIFDRAVWLQPRDRGWTRVAAEWALTHWGLLSAVDQARAAKWTQQALTLDPERGRELLRTAIIWDPDLPQRLLPPDPEVRLYLALAYKDAGRLDDSARVAQALDDELGRALKSNDARLGDARLLGRVREFRGDPRGAAEAYGRAGILAEDDLMRAEMLKHAGYNWLGANEPEKAQQALSAARRYGGRDPDVLTGLSAIYERRGDFAAAARLVRDAVAVAPPGASEYRYRLARLYEGGREYGKANEQYRRLLSDPPTPFVHDHRSEILLALARNYRQLEMGSEAREFYNLVLQADPGNSEAKEFLAYFGS from the coding sequence TTGCTCATCGCATATCCGTGGAGGCTTGGGCAGCGCGGTGAGCAACGTGTAGCCGGCTCCGACTCGTCATCACGCGACGTCTTTTTCTCCCGCGTCCGCGCCTGGCTCGCGGTAGTCGCCGCCATCGGCATCGTCGAAGCGCTCTACGGCATCTATCAAGTGGTGGCGCGCCATCCGCAGATCTTCTGGTTGCGCAAAACCGTCTACGTTGATTCGGCCACCGGCACGTTCGTCAACCGCGGTCATCTCGCCGGCTATTTCGAGTTGGCGATTCCGATCACTATTGCACTCGCGCTGAGTTTCATTCCGGCCCGCCGTCGCCGCCGGCGCTCCGCGCAGAGTCGTCGCGAAGCCGCGCCGCCGCGCAGCGGACAGGGCAGTGCGAGCGCGATCGGTTTGCTGCTGCTCGGTGCGACCGCGATCATGCTGATGGCGATGGGCATGACGCAGAGCCGCGGCGGCGTGTTGTCGTCGCTGGGCGGCCTCGCGGTCGGCTCACTCGCGCTCGGTGCCTGGCGCCGGCAATTGACGCTCCGACGCGTGGCAATCGGCGCCGTCGCGCTCGCGGCGCTCGCTCTGCTGTGGTTGCAGTCGCCGCAGATGATGGCGCGCTTCGGTGGCGAGATGCAGCTCACGCCCTACTCGCGCCCGAGTTTGTGGCGCGAGACGCTGGTGATGGCGCGCGACTTTCCAGTCTTCGGCATTGGCCTCGGAAACTTCGAATGGCTGTTCCCGCGTTACCAACCTGAAGGTACGCGCACCTACTTCGATCGCGCTCACAACGACTACTTCCAGCTGCTGGTCGAGAGCGGCGTGCTCGGTACCATCTGCTTTGCCTGGCTGTTCGTTCGCTTCATCGGCTTGCTGCGCCGGCGCGTGCGCGACGCACAAGACGTGCAAGTTCTGATCGCGCTCGGTCTGATCACGGCGATGACCGCGCTGCTGTTTCATTCCTTCACCGACTTCAATCTCCACATCCCGTCCAACGGGCTGCTGTTCACCGTCGCGTTTGGCATCACCGTGCGCTTGCTCGATCGCGGTTCCGAATTGGGTCTGCAAGGTGTCGTGCCGCTGCGGCGGCGCGCGGTGGCGATCGCGGCGATCGTCGCGGCGGGTGTGGCGATGGTGATCGTCGTCCGCAACTACTGGGTCGAGTCGCTGGTGCGGAGCATCTTCCCCAACACGACGCTGGTGAATCCGCTGGCCGGTCCGCCGGACCCGCGACCGGTGCAGGTACACAAGGTCGGCACAGCGTTGCGAATGGCGAGCGGGCAAGTCGAGTTGGTCGAAGCCGCCGCTACGTTCGCGCTGCAGATTGGTCACGACGCCATGCGCGACCGCGCGTATCTGAGCAGCGAGGCGCGGCGCCAGCAGATCGCTGATGCGTGGGCGGCTGCGGTGCAGGGGTTTACCCGCATGGTCGAATTGCGGCCGAGCAACGCGCCGGCGCACCTGCACCTCGGCGAGGCGCTGTCGGGGCTCGCCGAGGTGCGCTACGGGTTTTATCTCCCGGTCGAAGTCGTCCACGCCGTGGTCGACATCTTCGACCGCGCGGTGTGGTTGCAGCCGCGCGATCGCGGCTGGACCCGCGTCGCGGCCGAATGGGCGTTGACGCATTGGGGGCTGCTGTCGGCCGTGGATCAAGCGCGCGCGGCCAAGTGGACGCAGCAAGCACTCACCCTCGATCCCGAACGTGGCCGCGAATTGCTGCGCACCGCGATCATCTGGGACCCAGATCTGCCGCAGCGGTTGCTGCCGCCCGATCCGGAAGTGCGCCTCTATCTTGCGCTGGCCTACAAGGACGCCGGCCGTCTCGACGACTCGGCGCGCGTGGCGCAAGCGCTCGACGACGAGTTGGGCCGCGCGCTGAAGTCGAACGATGCGCGCCTCGGCGACGCGCGATTGCTCGGGCGCGTGCGCGAGTTCCGCGGCGATCCGCGCGGCGCGGCGGAAGCGTACGGTCGCGCCGGCATCCTGGCCGAGGATGATCTCATGCGCGCCGAGATGCTCAAACACGCCGGCTACAACTGGCTCGGCGCGAACGAACCGGAGAAGGCGCAGCAAGCGCTCAGCGCCGCCCGCCGCTACGGCGGTCGCGATCCCGACGTGCTCACCGGACTCAGCGCCATTTACGAGCGCCGCGGCGACTTCGCCGCCGCGGCGCGTTTGGTGCGCGACGCCGTCGCGGTGGCGCCACCGGGCGCGTCGGAGTACCGCTATCGTTTGGCGCGTTTGTACGAAGGTGGTCGAGAGTACGGCAAAGCCAACGAACAGTACCGCCGCCTGCTCTCCGACCCGCCGACCCCATTCGTCCACGACCACCGCAGCGAAATCCTGCTCGCGCTGGCGCGCAACTACCGCCAACTCGAAATGGGCAGCGAAGCGCGCGAGTTCTACAACCTCGTCCTCCAAGCCGACCCGGGCAACAGCGAAGCGAAGGAGTTCTTGGCGTACTTCGGATCGTAG
- a CDS encoding oligosaccharide flippase family protein — translation MRTRPMNDLEADRQPMPVSSAALLTFASQIAQLAAGTVTAVLIARLLGPAGKGIVSLVTLTGGLAITFGGLGVPMYHGCVAGKGEFSRAALRRNALVCAVLGSLMMALFGALVWLSGTLDVSAVPMVWVIATVPAGLLMKNLAGIFQGEGRFGEYNSVGLVLWLVIPVATAVLVFSVGGVHAALAAWWLGHVVASTLAWRWTRGDRSSGPNAALLRASLEFGLAVWCVQLIGEANWRFDNYVAAFFGGVEGVGYYSVAVSITNLLFHLPSAIGTGVLPRMATATGADAARLAGVGCRISLWSSAAFALVLALVARPLIRLLFGAAFEPAVVPLLWLLPGVVLYALAHVTTSYFYGQAGRPMLNGLVALISLVVGLVASVLLAPRYGLAGIAAAVSIGRGVAIAVNLLIFTRLSGCRLIDALLPRRSDLAIVLTPLRQLWPQARPA, via the coding sequence ATGCGCACCCGTCCGATGAACGACCTCGAAGCTGATCGGCAGCCAATGCCAGTGAGTAGCGCCGCGCTCCTCACCTTCGCCTCGCAGATCGCGCAGCTCGCAGCGGGAACGGTCACTGCGGTGCTGATCGCACGGCTGCTGGGACCGGCGGGCAAGGGCATCGTATCACTGGTCACGTTGACCGGTGGACTCGCCATCACGTTCGGCGGTTTGGGCGTGCCGATGTACCACGGCTGCGTTGCCGGCAAAGGCGAGTTCTCGCGCGCCGCGCTGCGCCGCAACGCGCTAGTGTGCGCTGTCCTCGGTTCGCTGATGATGGCGCTGTTCGGCGCGCTGGTGTGGCTGAGCGGTACTTTGGACGTATCGGCGGTACCGATGGTGTGGGTGATTGCGACGGTGCCGGCGGGTCTGCTGATGAAAAATCTCGCCGGGATTTTTCAAGGCGAAGGGCGTTTCGGTGAGTACAATTCGGTGGGGCTGGTCCTGTGGCTGGTGATTCCAGTGGCGACCGCGGTGTTGGTGTTCAGCGTCGGCGGTGTTCATGCTGCGCTGGCTGCGTGGTGGCTGGGGCACGTGGTGGCATCTACGCTCGCGTGGCGGTGGACGCGCGGTGATCGGTCGAGCGGGCCTAACGCGGCGTTGCTTCGCGCCTCGCTGGAATTTGGTCTGGCGGTGTGGTGCGTGCAACTGATTGGTGAAGCCAACTGGCGCTTCGACAACTACGTCGCGGCGTTCTTCGGCGGCGTGGAAGGAGTTGGCTACTATTCAGTCGCGGTCAGCATCACGAACTTGCTCTTCCATCTGCCGTCGGCGATCGGCACCGGTGTATTGCCGCGAATGGCGACGGCGACCGGCGCCGACGCAGCCCGCCTCGCCGGCGTCGGGTGTCGCATCAGCTTGTGGAGCAGCGCCGCGTTCGCGCTGGTGCTCGCGCTGGTGGCGCGGCCGCTGATTCGATTGCTCTTCGGTGCCGCCTTCGAACCCGCGGTCGTCCCGTTGCTGTGGCTGCTGCCCGGCGTCGTTCTCTACGCGCTGGCGCATGTGACGACGAGCTACTTCTATGGTCAAGCCGGAAGGCCCATGCTAAACGGCCTCGTGGCTCTGATCTCGTTGGTGGTTGGGTTGGTGGCGAGTGTGCTGCTCGCGCCGCGCTATGGATTGGCGGGCATCGCCGCGGCGGTTTCGATCGGGCGCGGCGTGGCGATTGCAGTCAATTTACTGATCTTCACGCGCTTGTCCGGTTGCCGATTGATCGATGCGTTGCTGCCGCGCCGCAGTGATCTGGCGATCGTGCTGACGCCATTGCGGCAACTCTGGCCGCAGGCGAGGCCGGCATGA
- a CDS encoding DUF86 domain-containing protein, with product MLPSTSELLRDILREAEFLESEARRTNQVAFLDNEVLKRAFVRSAEVIGEAAKQVPEDTRAQFPNFEWKKMAGMRDRLIHGYAGVDYLIVWDVAVTHASELAAKLRPILKGLSDA from the coding sequence ATGCTTCCATCCACGTCTGAGTTGTTGCGCGACATCTTGCGCGAAGCGGAGTTTCTGGAGAGCGAAGCGCGGCGGACCAACCAAGTGGCGTTCCTCGACAACGAAGTCCTCAAACGCGCCTTCGTGCGAAGCGCGGAGGTCATCGGCGAAGCCGCCAAACAAGTCCCCGAGGATACGCGCGCGCAGTTCCCGAATTTCGAGTGGAAGAAAATGGCCGGCATGCGCGATCGCCTCATTCACGGCTACGCCGGCGTGGACTACCTAATCGTCTGGGACGTCGCGGTCACCCATGCTTCGGAACTTGCCGCGAAACTCCGCCCTATCCTCAAGGGGCTGAGCGACGCATAG
- a CDS encoding acyltransferase, whose translation MRGELGKLFDTAVCAYGRVLFGLEGMNGVCRLLARAPKRSVIPLLRAFGALIGDDTDVEMFLVVHNADPDFRNLTVGAHSHIGKQTFLDLRAPIVIEDRVTISMRAILLTHTDAGHSPVSDRYPRTTARLRIGAGAYIGAGATVLPGVTIGAAAIVGAGAVVVRDVAPGTVVAGVPAAKIDAHPSDERPRS comes from the coding sequence ATGCGAGGTGAACTGGGTAAGCTGTTCGATACCGCCGTCTGCGCCTACGGCCGCGTACTGTTCGGCTTGGAAGGGATGAACGGCGTCTGCCGCCTCCTTGCCCGCGCGCCCAAGCGCTCGGTGATTCCGCTGCTGCGCGCGTTCGGTGCGCTGATCGGCGACGACACGGATGTCGAGATGTTTCTCGTCGTCCACAACGCCGACCCGGACTTCCGCAATCTCACCGTCGGCGCGCACAGTCACATTGGCAAGCAGACGTTTCTCGATTTGCGCGCTCCCATCGTGATCGAAGATCGCGTGACGATTTCGATGCGAGCGATACTGCTAACCCACACCGACGCCGGGCACAGTCCCGTGAGCGATCGCTACCCGCGCACCACCGCGCGGCTGCGCATCGGTGCTGGCGCATACATCGGCGCGGGCGCGACAGTGCTGCCGGGTGTGACGATCGGTGCCGCGGCCATCGTCGGCGCGGGCGCGGTGGTCGTGCGTGATGTCGCACCCGGAACCGTCGTCGCTGGCGTCCCGGCGGCGAAGATTGATGCGCACCCGTCCGATGAACGACCTCGAAGCTGA
- a CDS encoding AAA family ATPase, with amino-acid sequence MQCPQCQHENPPGAKFCLECGARLALACGQCGVQLPPGAKFCLECGASLAASDKLKAESQTASEPRTPNPLAPSEVGERRQLTVLFCDLVGSTEIAAQLDPEDWHRISKEYQQVAAAAVTRFGGHVDKFLGDGLVCFFGVPEAHDDDAERAVRAGLAIVDAVQTLNKSLLPSPPPLPEMATEEGILIPSSASISASGGGLGWRPILSVRVGMHTGSAVVAHGGGAAQDVFGDTPNIAARVQGAAEPDTVVITAATQRLVAGLFVVEDRGPHALKGIAAPVGLYRVVQASGVRGRLAAAAASGLTPFVGRERERQTVAEAWERAQDGEGQVVLLSGEAGIGKSRLVQEFKASLAQTPHTWIESGGSAYYDTTPFHVVADLLRQGFGFLADLSTEARLDALDRSLAAVGLKPAEAVPVVAPLLDLPLPEGRYPPLFLSPEQQRKRLLATLVAWVCGAARLQPSVIVIEDLHWVDPSTLELLGLMVEQGAREQLLLVLTARPEFRAPWPLRSHHTQLTLNRLTKRQVHEMIVRVAVRVIPPGEMLEALAVRTDGVPLFVEELTRAVLEAEGAALMTREIPVTLQDTLMARLDRLGPAKETAQIASVLGREFSYALLHTVSGLADDPLQAVLAQLTDAELMYVRGLPPEATYTFKHALIQDTAYESLLKSRRRELHRAVAEALTGRFAALAAAQPAVVAQHWETAGDAERATSAWQEAGDRAKERSAMVEAEGHYRRALSVLATQPDTPARASQELALQIALDAVVSVTRGYVSAETEPTRKRVRELSAQTGDTRQLVFSLILAWALPIARGEPRAALVFAEQALAAARNDGSNFALAWAHMAVGQTQFELGDLESAGEHAAEALRFYREEDHRDWPTEPGAVAQAILAWVSAHKGFLERAHGEIEKLLGHGQRLTLASQGCFVHVCAAAAHAYLREITGVTVHANQSLASALENDLPQFTGWSRIFCGWALALQGKREDGIAELREGLVGCAATGTRATAGQYLGWLAEAQLLAGQVIDGLSTIEEALTAVPEQRIHIPELLRLRGELRAAAGADVATVEASFNESVALARDIGTKLIELRATTSLARFLARHGRTDEARARLAPLYAWFTEGFDAPDLQDAKALLEELK; translated from the coding sequence ATGCAGTGTCCCCAGTGTCAGCACGAGAACCCACCAGGCGCCAAGTTCTGCCTCGAATGCGGCGCGCGGCTCGCGCTCGCGTGCGGCCAGTGCGGCGTACAGCTCCCGCCAGGTGCGAAGTTCTGTTTGGAATGTGGCGCTTCATTGGCTGCAAGCGACAAGCTGAAAGCTGAAAGCCAGACTGCCTCCGAACCCCGAACCCCTAACCCCCTTGCTCCTTCCGAAGTCGGCGAGCGCCGGCAGCTCACGGTGCTGTTCTGCGATCTCGTCGGTTCCACGGAGATCGCCGCGCAACTCGATCCGGAGGACTGGCACCGCATCTCGAAGGAGTACCAGCAGGTCGCCGCGGCGGCGGTCACCCGCTTCGGCGGTCACGTCGACAAATTTCTCGGCGACGGCCTGGTGTGTTTCTTCGGTGTGCCCGAAGCGCACGACGATGACGCCGAGCGCGCCGTGCGCGCGGGGTTGGCGATTGTCGATGCGGTGCAGACGTTGAACAAGAGCCTCCTCCCTAGCCCTCCTCCGTTGCCGGAAATGGCAACAGAGGAGGGAATCCTGATCCCCTCCTCTGCGAGCATCTCCGCGAGCGGAGGAGGGTTAGGGTGGAGGCCGATCCTCTCCGTCCGCGTCGGCATGCACACGGGATCGGCCGTTGTTGCTCACGGCGGGGGCGCGGCGCAGGACGTCTTCGGCGACACCCCGAACATCGCGGCCCGTGTGCAAGGCGCCGCTGAGCCCGACACCGTCGTGATCACGGCGGCGACCCAGCGCCTGGTGGCCGGGCTCTTCGTCGTGGAAGATCGCGGGCCACACGCGCTCAAGGGGATCGCGGCCCCCGTCGGGCTCTACCGCGTGGTCCAGGCAAGCGGTGTGCGCGGCCGCTTGGCGGCGGCAGCCGCCAGCGGTCTGACGCCGTTTGTCGGCCGCGAGCGCGAGCGGCAGACGGTGGCGGAGGCGTGGGAGCGGGCACAGGACGGCGAGGGGCAGGTGGTGCTGCTCAGCGGCGAGGCCGGGATCGGCAAGTCGCGCCTGGTGCAGGAGTTCAAGGCCAGTCTCGCGCAGACGCCGCACACCTGGATCGAGAGCGGCGGCTCGGCCTACTACGACACCACGCCGTTCCACGTCGTCGCCGATCTCCTGCGCCAGGGGTTTGGCTTTCTGGCGGATCTCTCCACCGAGGCCCGGCTCGACGCTCTCGACCGGTCGCTCGCGGCGGTGGGCCTGAAGCCGGCGGAGGCGGTGCCGGTGGTCGCACCGCTCCTCGACCTGCCGCTCCCCGAGGGCCGCTATCCGCCCCTGTTTCTCTCTCCCGAGCAGCAGCGCAAACGCTTGCTGGCGACCTTGGTGGCGTGGGTGTGCGGCGCGGCACGGCTGCAGCCGAGCGTGATCGTGATCGAGGATCTCCACTGGGTCGATCCCTCGACGCTCGAACTGCTCGGACTCATGGTCGAGCAGGGAGCGCGCGAGCAGTTGCTGTTGGTGCTGACGGCGCGACCCGAGTTCCGCGCGCCGTGGCCGCTGCGGTCGCATCACACGCAGCTCACGCTGAACCGGCTGACCAAGCGGCAGGTGCACGAGATGATCGTGCGCGTCGCCGTGCGCGTAATCCCGCCGGGGGAGATGCTGGAGGCGCTGGCTGTGCGCACTGACGGCGTGCCGCTGTTCGTAGAAGAATTGACCCGCGCCGTGCTGGAGGCGGAAGGCGCCGCCCTGATGACGCGGGAGATTCCGGTGACGCTGCAGGACACGCTCATGGCGCGGCTCGACCGGCTCGGACCGGCGAAGGAGACCGCGCAGATCGCGTCGGTGCTCGGGCGCGAGTTCTCGTATGCGCTGCTGCACACCGTCAGCGGACTCGCCGACGACCCGCTGCAAGCGGTGCTCGCGCAGCTCACCGACGCCGAGCTGATGTATGTGCGCGGACTGCCGCCCGAAGCGACATACACCTTCAAGCACGCGCTGATCCAGGACACGGCGTACGAGTCGCTGCTGAAGAGCCGGCGCCGGGAGCTGCACCGCGCGGTGGCGGAGGCATTGACGGGCCGGTTCGCCGCCCTGGCCGCGGCGCAGCCGGCGGTCGTGGCGCAGCACTGGGAGACGGCGGGCGACGCGGAGCGCGCGACGAGCGCGTGGCAGGAGGCGGGCGACCGCGCCAAGGAGCGGAGCGCCATGGTCGAGGCGGAGGGGCACTACCGGCGCGCGCTGTCGGTGCTGGCGACGCAGCCGGACACGCCCGCGCGTGCCTCGCAAGAGTTGGCGCTGCAGATCGCGCTCGATGCCGTTGTGAGTGTCACCCGCGGTTATGTGTCGGCCGAAACCGAGCCGACCAGGAAGCGAGTGCGCGAGCTGAGCGCGCAAACTGGCGATACGCGACAACTCGTGTTTTCGCTCATACTTGCATGGGCGCTGCCGATCGCGCGCGGCGAACCGCGTGCAGCCCTGGTCTTCGCTGAACAGGCACTCGCGGCGGCCCGCAACGACGGCTCCAACTTCGCGCTCGCCTGGGCACATATGGCGGTCGGGCAGACGCAATTCGAGCTCGGCGACCTCGAGTCCGCAGGCGAGCACGCCGCGGAGGCCCTGCGATTCTATCGCGAGGAAGACCATCGCGACTGGCCAACCGAGCCTGGGGCGGTGGCCCAAGCGATTCTGGCGTGGGTCTCGGCGCACAAGGGCTTTCTCGAGCGTGCCCACGGCGAGATCGAGAAGTTGCTCGGGCACGGTCAGCGACTGACGCTCGCATCGCAGGGCTGTTTCGTGCACGTGTGTGCGGCTGCCGCGCACGCATACCTCCGCGAGATCACTGGCGTCACGGTGCACGCGAATCAGAGCCTCGCCTCTGCGCTGGAAAACGATCTGCCACAATTCACCGGATGGAGCCGCATCTTCTGCGGCTGGGCGCTCGCCCTTCAAGGTAAGCGAGAAGACGGGATCGCCGAACTGCGAGAGGGTCTCGTGGGCTGCGCCGCCACAGGGACTCGCGCGACGGCGGGGCAGTACCTCGGCTGGCTCGCCGAGGCGCAGCTCCTGGCCGGGCAGGTCATCGACGGCCTGAGCACCATTGAGGAAGCGCTGACAGCGGTTCCCGAGCAACGCATACACATCCCGGAGTTGCTGCGCCTACGCGGCGAGCTGCGCGCCGCCGCCGGCGCCGATGTCGCCACCGTCGAGGCAAGTTTCAATGAATCGGTCGCCCTCGCGCGCGACATCGGCACCAAGCTCATCGAGCTGCGCGCCACCACTAGCCTGGCGCGCTTTCTCGCCCGCCACGGCCGCACGGACGAAGCGCGCGCCCGCCTCGCCCCGCTCTATGCTTGGTTCACCGAAGGCTTCGACGCGCCCGACCTGCAAGATGCCAAGGCGCTGCTGGAAGAGTTGAAATGA
- a CDS encoding nucleotide sugar dehydrogenase encodes MADLLAAFTGRRGIVGIIGLGYVGLPLAATFAEAGCAVYGFDVDPVKVDALRGGRSYIHHLPPSRLAPLLTTATLTAGKAAFNPTLDFALLRQCDAILMCVPTPLTENREPDLSYVVKTTESVAAHLRAGQLVVLESTTYPGTTDEVVRPILEHGGLRAGADFFLAYSPEREDPNNAHFNTRTIPKLIGGHTRRCGELAAALYGAVVERVVPVSSTQVAEAAKLLENIYRSVNIALVNELKVLFDRMQIDVWEVIDAAATKPFGFTPFYPGPGLGGHCIPVDPFYLTWKARQYELTTRFIELAGEINHAMPAFVVAKVMDALNERSRSLRGARVLVLGVAYKKDLDDTRESPALKLIELLQAKGAVVSYNDPYVPVLKRSRQYDFQLKSVELTKPELAGADVVVIATDHSSYDSQFIVDASALVVDTRNATRRVTRGREKIVPA; translated from the coding sequence ATGGCAGATTTGTTAGCCGCCTTCACCGGTCGACGCGGCATTGTTGGCATCATCGGCCTCGGCTACGTCGGACTTCCGCTGGCGGCAACTTTCGCCGAGGCGGGCTGCGCGGTCTACGGGTTCGACGTCGATCCCGTCAAAGTCGATGCCCTGCGCGGCGGCCGTAGCTATATCCATCATTTGCCCCCCAGCCGGCTGGCGCCGCTGCTCACCACCGCCACGCTGACCGCCGGCAAAGCCGCGTTCAATCCGACGCTCGATTTCGCGCTGCTGCGCCAGTGCGACGCCATCCTCATGTGTGTGCCGACGCCGCTCACCGAGAATCGCGAACCGGATCTCTCCTACGTCGTGAAGACCACCGAAAGCGTCGCCGCCCATCTGCGCGCCGGGCAACTGGTGGTGCTGGAGAGCACGACCTATCCCGGCACGACGGACGAAGTCGTGCGGCCGATTCTGGAGCACGGCGGGCTGCGCGCCGGCGCCGATTTCTTCCTCGCGTATTCCCCCGAGCGCGAGGACCCGAACAACGCGCACTTCAACACGCGCACCATCCCGAAGCTGATCGGTGGTCATACGCGCCGCTGCGGCGAGCTGGCGGCGGCGCTCTACGGCGCGGTTGTGGAACGAGTCGTGCCGGTGTCCTCCACGCAAGTCGCCGAGGCCGCCAAGCTGCTGGAGAATATCTATCGCAGCGTCAACATCGCGCTGGTCAACGAGTTGAAGGTGCTGTTCGACCGCATGCAGATCGACGTCTGGGAGGTGATCGATGCGGCCGCCACCAAGCCGTTCGGCTTCACGCCGTTCTATCCCGGTCCCGGTTTGGGCGGACACTGCATTCCGGTGGATCCGTTCTATCTCACGTGGAAAGCGCGTCAGTACGAACTGACCACGCGCTTCATCGAGTTGGCGGGCGAAATCAATCACGCGATGCCGGCGTTTGTCGTGGCCAAGGTGATGGACGCGCTCAACGAACGCAGCCGCAGCTTGCGGGGCGCGCGCGTGTTGGTGCTCGGGGTCGCGTACAAGAAAGATCTCGACGACACCCGCGAATCGCCCGCGCTCAAATTGATCGAGCTGCTCCAAGCGAAGGGTGCCGTCGTCAGCTACAACGATCCGTACGTGCCGGTGTTGAAGCGTTCGCGACAGTACGACTTCCAGTTGAAGTCGGTGGAGTTAACCAAGCCGGAACTCGCCGGGGCCGATGTTGTGGTGATCGCCACTGATCATAGCTCGTACGACTCTCAATTCATCGTCGATGCCAGCGCGCTGGTGGTCGATACCCGCAACGCCACCCGCCGCGTCACCCGCGGTCGCGAGAAGATCGTTCCCGCCTGA
- a CDS encoding PIN domain-containing protein, with translation MPASVLVDTGALLALLDRDDKWHEACVAAFSYLRLPLLTSAAVLAELFHLIGDQRRDVAAAWRFVRSGAVTVATIDDADLAALDALMARYHDRPMDFADATLVHLARRESLNTIFTIDYDDFETYRIDGRRRFRIVPNRERC, from the coding sequence GTGCCCGCTAGCGTGCTGGTCGATACCGGCGCGTTGCTCGCGCTGCTCGACCGCGACGACAAATGGCATGAAGCATGTGTTGCCGCGTTCTCGTATCTTCGATTGCCGCTGCTGACCTCGGCGGCGGTTCTGGCCGAGCTGTTCCATCTCATTGGCGATCAACGACGCGATGTTGCGGCCGCATGGAGATTTGTCCGCTCCGGAGCAGTCACCGTCGCGACGATCGACGACGCGGATCTGGCGGCGCTCGACGCGTTGATGGCGCGCTACCATGACCGGCCAATGGACTTCGCCGATGCGACGCTGGTGCACCTTGCGCGCCGGGAGTCGTTGAATACAATCTTCACCATCGACTACGACGACTTCGAGACCTATCGAATCGATGGCCGCCGTCGCTTCCGGATCGTGCCGAATCGTGAGAGGTGCTGA